A portion of the Tachyglossus aculeatus isolate mTacAcu1 chromosome 12 unlocalized genomic scaffold, mTacAcu1.pri SUPER_6_unloc_2, whole genome shotgun sequence genome contains these proteins:
- the LOC119921336 gene encoding olfactory receptor 10A2-like produces MKEDNQSHVTEFILLSFSNLNEFQVYLFMISLVIYLIALMGNSLLVLVSSVDPALQTPMYYLLRSLSLMDIGCTTATIPKMLNNFLSKNQNISFGGCAAQMYFSCFFGASECWILTTMAYDRHAAICDPLRYSLIMNRELCLQLTLASWLSGIPVATVLTTMMFTLPFCGPNVINHFFCDSPALLELVCTDTFAFEVYGLIGTVIVLMLPFGLIIVSYVHILVTILKMYSAKGRCKAFSTCSTHLIVVSLFFGAASLTYFRVKSSYTPESKKLLSLSYTLFTPMLNPLIYSLKNQEVKGALKIILFMVFLVINLIALIGNTLLVLVSTVDPTLQTPIYLFLRNLSLINIGCTTVIIYKMLTNFLSENQSISFCGCAAQMHFFFFKPSEYWILTSMAYDTQATICDLLCHLLIMN; encoded by the exons ATGAAGGAAGACAatcagtcacatgtgactgaattcattcttttgagtTTCTCCAATCTTAATGAATTTCAGGTCTACCTGTTTATGATTTCACTTGTGATATACCTAATAGCCTTGATGGGAAACTCCCTCTTAGTGCTGGTCTCCTCGGTTGATCCTGCCCTTCAAACTCCCATGTACTATTTGCTCAGGAGTCTGTCCCTAATGGATATAGGCTGCACTACTGCCACCATCCCCAAAATGCTAAACAATTTCCTGTCCAAGAATCAAAatatttcctttggtggctgtgcagcccagatgtatttctcctGCTTTTTTGGAGCCTCGGAATGTTGGATTCTGACAACGATGGCTTACGATAGACATGCAGCCATCTGTGACCCACTCCGTTATTCTCTCATTATGAACCGGGAGCTCTGTCTACAGCTGaccctggcttcctggctatcAGGGATTCCCGTGGCAACAGTACTGACTACAATGATGTTTACattgcccttctgtgggcctaatgtaattaaccaCTTTTTCTGTGATAGCCCTGCTCTCTTAGAGCTGGTGTGCACAGACACCTTCGCGTTTGAGGTGTATGGTTTAATTGGAACTGTTATCGTTCTGATGCTCCCCTTTGGATTGATCATTGTATCTTACGTCCACATCCTcgtcaccatcctgaagatgtactctgccaagggccgttgcaaagccttctccacctgctcaacCCACCTCATTGTGGTCTCACTGTTCTTTGGGGCTGCAAGTTTGACCTATTTCCGTGTCAAATCCTCCTACACTCCTGAGAGtaagaagctgctttctctctcctatacactcttcactcccatgctaaatcccctgatctacagtctgaaaaatcaagaggtgaaaggtgccctgaag ATCATCCTGTTTATGGTTTTCCTTGTGATAAACCTAATAGCCTTGATAGGAAACACTCTCTTAGTGTTGGTCTCTACTGTGGACCCCACCCTTCAAACCCCCATCTACCTTTTCCTCAGAAACCTCTCCCTTATAAATATCGGCTGCACCACTGTCATCATCTACAAAATGCTCACTAATTTCCTGTCCGAGAATCAAAGTATTTCCTTCTGTGGCTGCGCAGCCCAAATGCATTTCTTCTTTTTCAAACCCTCAGAGTACTGGATCCTGACATCGATGGCTTATGACACACAGGCCACCATCTGtgacctgctctgccatttgctcatTATGAACTAA